In a single window of the Nicotiana tomentosiformis chromosome 10, ASM39032v3, whole genome shotgun sequence genome:
- the LOC104110487 gene encoding disease resistance protein RPP13-like: MADVAVKFLVENLMQLLIDNADLIVGIKGEVENLLQDLNDFNAFLKQAAKSRRDNEVLKSLVKKIRKVVNDAEDSIDKFVIEAKRHDDKNKFAQWFHLTHVARAKGVADEIKTIRERVKEIRLNDSYGLQAITSDDNSNQGAQERKVPVVEEDDVVGFDEEAKTVIDRLIGGSDYVVPVVGMPGLGKTTLAYKIYKDPKVEYEFFNRIWVYVSQSFNRREIFLNIISKFTRNTKQYHDTPEEELANEIKELLGKGGKYLIVLDDVWTREAWDRIKIAFPNNDKQNRVLMTTRQSNVAKCCNDKPHDLKFLTENESWELLEKRVFYKEKCPPELELPGKSIAEKCRGLPLAIVVIAGALIGKGKTTREWKLVADSVGEHLINRDPENCKKLVQMSYDRLPYDLKACFLYCGAFPGGSEISARKLICLWIAEGFIQYQGPLTLEDIAEDHLNDLVNRNLVMVMQRSSSGQIKTCRVHDMLHEFCRHEAMMEENLFQEIKRGQEHSFPEKQELATYRRLCIHSSVSEFLSTKPFGEHVRSFLCFASKKFEMPLGEIPAIPRAFPLLRVLDAESIKFSRFSKEFFKLFHLRYIAFSTDTIMTIPANIGNLWNVQTLIIETQQGTLDIKADIWNMTRLRHVCTNASATLPSPKRPKSSKDNLVNRCLQTLSTIAPECCTAEVFTRTPNLKKLGVRGKIDALLETSKDESSSGLFSNIGKLDCLEKLKLVNDTRQSRKQLHLPPAYIFPQKLKKLTLIDTWFEWKDMSILGLLEYLEVLKLKEYAFRGQSWEPEDGGFPRLQVLWIERTDLSSWKASSGNFPRLKRLVLIACDNLKELPAELADVENLQLMELQSTSVSAAKSARAILKKKQEKEGSGFKLSVFPPDLGL; the protein is encoded by the exons ATGGCAGATGTAGCAGTGAAATTCCTAGTAGAAAACTTGATGCAATTATTAATCGACAACGCTGACTTAATTGTTGGAATAAAAGGTGAAGTTGAAAATTTACTACAAGATCTGAATGACTTCAATGCTTTCCTCAAACAAGCAGCTAAATCGAGGAGAGACAATGAAGTCTTGAAATCACTAGTAAAGAAGATAAGGAAAGTGGTAAATGATGCTGAAGATTCAATTGATAAGTTTGTGATTGAAGCTAAAAGACATGACGATAAGAACAAATTTGCTCAGTGGTTTCATCTTACTCATGTTGCTAGAGCTAAAGGGGTTGCTGATGAGATTAAAACTATTAGGGAAAGGGTGAAGGAAATTCGCCTAAATGATTCTTATGGACTTCAAGCTATTACTTCTGATGATAATTCCAACCAAGGTGCTCAGGAAAGGAAG GTCCCTGTAGTAGAGGAAGACGACGTGGTAGGTTTTGATGAGGAAGCGAAAACTGTAATTGATCGTCTGATTGGAGGATCGGATTATGTTGTGCCAGTCGTTGGTATGCCTGGTCTTGGAAAAACAACTTTGGCATATAAGATTTACAAGGATCCTAAGGTTGAGTATGAGTTTTTCAACCGCATATGGGTATATGTCTCTCAATCGTTCAACAGAAGGGAAATATTTCTCAACATCATCAGCAAATTCACTCGAAACACCAAACAATACCATGATACACCAGAGGAGGAATTAGCAAATGAAATAAAGGAGCTTCTTGGGAAGGGTGGGAAATATCTTATTGTTTTAGATGATGTGTGGACAAGAGAAGCTTGGGATCGGATCAAAATTGCTTTCCCCAATAATGATAAACAGAATAGAGTCTTGATGACTACTAGACAAAGCAATGTGGCTAAGTGCTGCAATGATAAACCTCATGATTTAAAGTTTTTGACTGAAAATGAAAGTTGGGAGCTACTTGAGAAGAGAGTTTTTTACAAGGAAAAATGTCCACCTGAGTTAGAATTACCTGGAAAAAGTATAGCCGAAAAATGTAGGGGCTTACCACTTGCAATAGTTGTTATTGCCGGAGCTTTGATAGGCAAAGGAAAGACGACAAGGGAGTGGAAGCTGGTGGCTGACAGTGTGGGTGAGCACCTCATAAATAGAGATCCAGAGAACTGCAAGAAATTGGTGCAGATGAGTTATGATCGTTTGCCTTATGATTTAAAGGCGTGCTTCTTATATTGTGGGGCTTTTCCTGGCGGTTCTGAAATTTCAGCTCGGAAGTTGATTTGTTTATGGATCGCGGAAGGATTCATACAATACCAAGGACCATTGACTCTAGAGGATATAGCAGAGGACCACTTGAATGATCTTGTCAATAGGAACTTAGTGATGGTAATGCAAAGGAGTTCTAGCGGTCAAATCAAAACATGTCGTGTTCATGACATGTTGCATGAGTTCTGCAGACATGAGGCTATGATGGAGGAAAATCTTTTCCAAGAAATCAAACGAGGGCAAGAACATTCTTTTCCAGAGAAACAAGAGTTAGCCACTTATCGTCGCTTGTGCATTCATTCGTCTGTTTCTGAATTCTTGTCAACAAAACCCTTTGGTGAGCATGTTAGGTCATTCTTATGCTTTGCCTCGAAAAAATTTGAGATGCCTTTAGGTGAAATACCAGCCATCCCCAGAGCCTTTCCCTTGCTTAGGGTACTAGATGCTGAATCAATCAAGTTCAGTCGTTTTTCTAAAGAGTTCTTCAAATTATTCCATTTGAGGTACATTGCTTTCTCAACTGACACGATTATGACCATTCCTGCAAAcattggaaatctttggaatgTACAAACACTTATAATTGAGACACAACAGGGTACTCTTGACATTAAAGCAGACATTTGGAATATGACAAGATTAAGGCATGTGTGCACAAACGCCTCTGCTACATTGCCTTCCCCTAAGCGCCCCAAGAGCAGCAAGGACAACTTGGTGAATCGTTGCCTACAAACACTTTCTACTATAGCACCTGAATGTTGCACGGCAGAAGTTTTTACTAGAACTCCTAATCTCAAGAAATTAGGTGTTCGTGGAAAAATAGATGCACTTCTAGAGACCAGTAAGGACGAGTCCAGTTCTGGTTTGTTCAGCAACATAGGTAAGTTAGATTGCCTCGAAAAGCTGAAGTTGGTAAATGATACTCGTCAAAGTAGAAAACAGCTACACCTTCCTCCAGCATATATTTTTCCTCAGAAGCTAAAAAAGCTCACTCTGATAGATACGTGGTTCGAGTGGAAAGATATGTCTATATTAGGTCTATTAGAGTACCTTGAAGTGCTGAAGTTGAAAGAATATGCGTTTAGGGGACAGTCGTGGGAACCAGAGGATGGCGGTTTTCCTCGTCTGCAGGTCCTATGGATTGAAAGGACAGATCTATCTTCTTGGAAGGCCTCATCCGGGAACTTTCCACGACTAAAACGCCTTGTTCTTATAGCATGTGATAATCTTAAGGAACTACCAGCTGAACTGGCTGATGTGGAAAACCTCCAGTTAATGGAACTCCAGAGTACCAGTGTGTCTGCTGCTAAATCTGCACGAGCAATACTAAAGaagaaacaagaaaaagaagGCAGCGGATTCAAGCTTTCTGTATTTCCTCCGGATCTTGGATTGTAA